One part of the Sphingobium yanoikuyae genome encodes these proteins:
- a CDS encoding efflux RND transporter periplasmic adaptor subunit — protein MPIFAELRSLRVAPIALCILITACGQEKAPKKGPVEVGVVTLAAQNVTVSSELPARTVSTMQSEVRPQITGVIQKRLFTEGSMVTAGQPLYQIDERLYRASRDEAQAALVSAQATAVAAQAKAQRYRGLGDTEAVSAQDRDDVIATARQAAAAVGQARASLDTANVNLTFTQVRAPISGRIGRTLFTPGALVTASQTDPLTTIQQLDPIYVDVTQSSSQLLQLRRSLAAGKTLPASATIRLKLDDGSEYPLEGRIEFAEPIVDVDSGTVTLRARFPNPDGMLLPGMFVRVVAPQSVVPGAILAPQQGIARDAKGNATALVVTKDNKVERRTVTAAQAIGDKWLITAGLKAGDRLIVEGTDKVQPDDKVKPVAVAAKK, from the coding sequence ATGCCCATTTTCGCAGAGCTCCGGAGCCTCCGGGTCGCACCGATTGCACTATGCATCCTGATCACCGCTTGCGGACAGGAAAAGGCGCCAAAGAAAGGGCCTGTGGAAGTGGGCGTGGTGACGCTGGCGGCACAGAATGTGACCGTCTCGTCCGAATTGCCGGCGCGCACCGTGTCGACCATGCAGTCGGAAGTCCGGCCACAGATCACCGGCGTGATCCAGAAAAGGCTGTTCACCGAAGGATCGATGGTGACGGCCGGCCAGCCGCTCTACCAGATTGACGAACGGCTCTATCGCGCGTCGCGCGACGAGGCGCAGGCGGCGCTGGTGAGCGCGCAGGCGACGGCGGTGGCAGCGCAGGCCAAGGCGCAGCGCTATCGCGGCCTTGGCGATACCGAGGCGGTGAGCGCGCAGGACCGCGACGATGTGATCGCGACGGCCCGCCAGGCAGCGGCCGCCGTGGGCCAGGCCCGCGCCTCGCTCGACACCGCCAATGTGAACCTGACCTTCACCCAGGTGCGCGCGCCGATCAGCGGCCGGATCGGCCGGACCCTCTTCACCCCCGGCGCGCTGGTGACCGCCAGCCAGACCGATCCGCTGACGACGATCCAGCAGCTTGACCCCATCTATGTCGACGTCACCCAGTCGAGCAGCCAGCTGCTGCAGCTGCGGCGATCGCTGGCGGCGGGCAAGACGCTGCCGGCCAGCGCGACGATCCGGCTGAAGCTGGACGATGGCAGCGAATATCCGCTGGAAGGGCGGATCGAATTTGCCGAGCCGATCGTCGATGTCGACAGCGGCACGGTGACGCTGCGCGCGCGCTTCCCCAATCCCGACGGCATGCTGCTGCCCGGTATGTTCGTGCGCGTCGTCGCGCCCCAGTCGGTCGTGCCCGGCGCGATCCTGGCGCCGCAGCAGGGCATCGCCCGCGATGCCAAGGGCAATGCGACCGCGCTGGTCGTGACCAAGGACAACAAGGTCGAGCGCCGCACCGTCACCGCCGCGCAGGCGATCGGCGACAAATGGCTGATCACCGCAGGCCTGAAGGCCGGCGACCGGCTGATCGTCGAGGGCACCGACAAGGTCCAGCCCGACGACAAGGTAAAGCCCGTCGCCGTCGCGGCGAAGAAGTAG
- a CDS encoding response regulator, whose translation MADLSDPRRNSVIVVDDDADIRGLIVDQLRQENYDLLSASNLAELRQALRDQPVDLIVLDLNLPDGDGLSLCRELRAEGSGIQIIMVTARGSAIDRVLGLELGADDYLTKPFEPRELLVRIRNLLRRPRVEAPAPADQSRYAVFGPWRLDLLQRRLIAPDDRLVMLSSAEFRLLSRFIEEPNVVLARETLLPERRATAAFDRTIDLQVSRLRQKLAGATGGADLILTVRGEGYVLASPVRYE comes from the coding sequence ATGGCTGACCTGTCCGATCCCCGCCGCAACAGCGTCATCGTCGTCGACGATGATGCCGATATTCGCGGTTTGATCGTCGATCAGTTGCGGCAGGAAAATTACGACCTGCTCTCTGCATCCAACCTCGCCGAACTGCGCCAGGCCCTGCGCGACCAGCCGGTCGACCTGATCGTGCTCGATCTCAACCTGCCCGATGGCGATGGCCTGTCGCTGTGCCGCGAACTGCGCGCCGAAGGATCGGGCATCCAGATCATCATGGTGACGGCGCGCGGCAGCGCGATCGACCGGGTGCTGGGGCTGGAATTGGGCGCCGACGATTATCTGACCAAGCCGTTCGAACCGCGCGAGCTGCTGGTGCGCATCCGCAACCTGCTGCGCCGCCCCCGCGTCGAGGCGCCGGCACCCGCCGACCAGTCCCGCTACGCTGTCTTCGGCCCCTGGCGGCTCGATCTGCTGCAACGCCGGCTGATCGCCCCGGACGACCGGCTTGTCATGCTGTCCTCCGCCGAATTCCGCCTGCTCTCCCGCTTCATCGAGGAACCCAATGTCGTGCTGGCGCGTGAGACTTTGCTGCCCGAACGGCGCGCCACCGCCGCCTTCGACCGCACCATCGACCTGCAGGTCAGCCGCCTGCGGCAGAAGCTGGCCGGCGCCACCGGCGGCGCCGACCTGATCCTGACCGTCCGCGGCGAAGGCTATGTCCTCGCCAGCCCGGTGCGCTACGAATGA
- a CDS encoding ATP-binding protein encodes MIGQPVQRVRDFFRSMAGHIFVLLTVGISLSAILALAVSEQGRRHDFERVRRQRVLASAFDVADRLRRDPVRVQQMLENHGIVGASIAPDGISINEPDPDLEAALARRFGPRAQPEAGQVPFGLCFPDKDAGRSRAAGLIDAPRPDCWIVRMTDATGQRRGMALTFPRLARPPSSLFSPAYLVVILLSAAGLSILIGRIAAKPLRRLSQAAEAFSVSRDPEEIPERGPEEVRAALSTFNLMQRRVRAGFTERTQLLAAISHDLQTPLTRLRLRLELVENEELRARLLQDHEAMQRLVREGLDLAASTETHEDWSVIDLDSLLASMAEDAQELGAPVQFAAGCGASVRVKPNALTRCMSNLVDNAVKYGGCAEISCLRTPGHVTIEIRDHGPGIPPQDLDQMFEPFTRGASSQPGGRHGTGIGLTIARSLGLSFGAIVALRNAPDGGLIASIEMKAA; translated from the coding sequence ATGATCGGCCAGCCGGTGCAGCGCGTGCGGGATTTCTTCCGCTCGATGGCGGGGCATATCTTCGTGCTGCTGACCGTCGGCATCTCGCTCTCGGCCATCCTGGCGCTCGCCGTGTCGGAACAGGGGCGGCGTCATGATTTCGAACGGGTCCGCCGCCAGCGCGTGCTGGCCAGCGCCTTCGACGTGGCCGACCGGCTGCGCCGCGATCCGGTGCGCGTCCAGCAGATGCTGGAAAATCACGGCATTGTCGGCGCTTCCATCGCCCCTGACGGCATCTCGATCAACGAGCCGGATCCCGATCTCGAAGCCGCGCTCGCCCGGCGTTTCGGCCCCCGCGCCCAGCCGGAGGCGGGACAGGTGCCCTTCGGCCTCTGTTTCCCGGACAAGGATGCCGGGCGCAGCCGGGCTGCCGGCCTGATCGATGCGCCCCGACCCGATTGCTGGATCGTGCGCATGACCGACGCGACCGGCCAGCGCCGCGGCATGGCGCTTACCTTCCCGCGCCTCGCCCGGCCGCCCAGTTCGCTGTTCAGCCCGGCCTATCTGGTCGTCATCCTGCTCTCGGCCGCCGGCCTCTCCATCCTGATCGGCCGGATCGCCGCCAAGCCGCTGCGCCGCCTGTCCCAGGCCGCCGAAGCCTTTTCCGTGTCGCGCGACCCGGAGGAAATTCCCGAGCGCGGGCCGGAGGAGGTGCGCGCCGCCCTCTCCACCTTCAACCTGATGCAGCGCCGCGTCCGCGCCGGTTTCACCGAGCGGACGCAGTTGCTGGCGGCGATCAGCCATGATCTCCAGACCCCGCTCACCCGGCTGCGGCTGCGGCTGGAACTGGTCGAGAATGAGGAGCTGCGCGCCCGCCTGCTGCAGGATCATGAGGCGATGCAGCGGCTGGTGCGCGAAGGGCTGGACCTTGCCGCCAGCACCGAGACGCATGAGGATTGGTCGGTGATCGACCTCGACTCCCTGCTCGCCAGCATGGCCGAGGATGCGCAGGAACTGGGAGCGCCGGTCCAGTTCGCCGCCGGCTGCGGCGCGTCGGTCCGGGTCAAGCCCAATGCGCTGACCCGCTGCATGAGCAATCTGGTCGACAATGCCGTCAAATATGGCGGATGCGCGGAGATAAGCTGCCTGCGCACGCCCGGCCATGTCACGATCGAGATACGCGACCATGGCCCCGGCATCCCGCCGCAGGATCTGGACCAGATGTTCGAACCCTTCACCCGCGGCGCCAGCAGCCAGCCGGGCGGCCGGCACGGCACCGGTATCGGCCTCACCATCGCGCGGTCGCTGGGCCTCAGTTTCGGTGCGATCGTCGCGCTGCGCAATGCACCCGATGGCGGGCTGATCGCCAGTATCGAGATGAAGGCTGCCTAA
- a CDS encoding DUF3325 domain-containing protein: MIVAGLLYIGFFALAAAMTRHGPALLGPWQRHGLARHLPLLGWSAIALSLLGAILAGADGIGIVTWCGLLPLMAGAVLLALTYGPRLARGGLLVALALMVVGAV; the protein is encoded by the coding sequence ATGATCGTCGCGGGGCTGCTCTATATCGGTTTCTTCGCACTGGCGGCGGCGATGACGCGGCATGGGCCGGCGCTGCTCGGCCCCTGGCAGCGCCATGGGCTGGCCCGGCATCTGCCGCTGCTCGGCTGGAGCGCGATTGCCCTGTCGCTGCTCGGCGCGATCCTGGCCGGTGCGGACGGGATCGGCATCGTCACCTGGTGCGGGCTGCTGCCGCTGATGGCGGGGGCGGTGCTGCTGGCGCTGACCTATGGCCCCCGGCTGGCGCGCGGGGGACTGCTGGTGGCGCTGGCGCTGATGGTCGTCGGCGCGGTTTAG
- a CDS encoding PepSY-associated TM helix domain-containing protein: MSGASAMVRDGVRQAMAWLHGWTGLLLGYVLFVMCLAGTLSVFKPEIGRWMRPEVTAQADSKSAIVAATGWLSKHAPGSTGWYLTAPDGRANTVEASYDQGSDYLYRALDPVTGAPVARETLGGEFFYRLHFELEIPYPWGRLLASLAAMVMLVALVTGIIAHKRIFKDFFTFRPAKGQRSWLDGHNATGVLAMPFHLMITFTGLLTLASLNMPWPISAGYGDKVMEMYEALAPGSVTRPAAGKPASLAPIAPMLTAAERAFGGGHVGRVYVFNPGDAASVVTVYQSDADTIGYMRGQASFDGATGRLLKSWVERRPAMRTYQVIYGLHMARFAPMATRWLYVLGGAMLTLAISTGMVLWIAKRRERQPLSIGNRILERLNVGVITGVPLGAVAYFIANRLLPIGMAGRPEAEVSVALWMAAAAVLAGLALRPAIGWPLMMGLLAFACVLAAVLGPVWSTEPVLLAGNLLFLAMAAALALIVRRQVRRRNAPTPARRRMREQPA, encoded by the coding sequence ATGAGCGGGGCATCGGCGATGGTGCGGGATGGCGTGCGGCAGGCGATGGCCTGGCTGCACGGCTGGACCGGGCTGCTGCTGGGCTATGTATTGTTCGTCATGTGCCTGGCCGGGACGCTCAGCGTCTTCAAGCCGGAGATCGGCCGCTGGATGCGGCCCGAGGTGACGGCGCAGGCGGACAGCAAGAGCGCGATCGTCGCGGCGACAGGCTGGCTGTCGAAACATGCGCCCGGTTCCACCGGCTGGTATCTGACCGCGCCTGACGGCCGGGCCAATACGGTCGAGGCATCCTATGACCAGGGCAGCGACTATCTGTATCGCGCGCTCGATCCGGTGACCGGTGCGCCGGTCGCGCGCGAGACGCTGGGCGGCGAATTCTTCTACCGCCTCCATTTCGAGCTGGAAATTCCCTATCCCTGGGGCCGGCTGCTCGCCTCGCTGGCGGCGATGGTCATGCTGGTCGCGCTGGTCACCGGCATCATCGCGCACAAGCGCATTTTCAAGGACTTCTTCACCTTCCGCCCGGCCAAGGGCCAGCGGTCCTGGCTCGACGGGCATAATGCGACCGGCGTGCTGGCCATGCCCTTTCACCTGATGATCACCTTCACCGGGCTGCTGACGCTGGCGTCGCTCAACATGCCCTGGCCGATCAGTGCCGGCTATGGTGACAAGGTGATGGAGATGTACGAGGCGCTGGCACCCGGTTCGGTGACCCGTCCGGCGGCCGGAAAGCCCGCGTCGCTGGCGCCGATCGCACCGATGCTGACGGCGGCCGAGCGCGCATTTGGCGGCGGCCATGTCGGCCGCGTCTATGTCTTCAATCCCGGCGACGCGGCATCGGTCGTCACCGTCTACCAGTCCGATGCCGACACGATCGGCTATATGCGGGGGCAGGCGAGCTTCGACGGGGCCACGGGCCGGCTGCTCAAGAGCTGGGTCGAGCGGCGGCCGGCGATGCGGACCTATCAGGTCATCTATGGGCTGCACATGGCGCGCTTCGCGCCGATGGCGACGCGCTGGCTCTATGTGCTGGGCGGGGCGATGCTGACGCTGGCGATCTCGACCGGCATGGTGCTGTGGATCGCCAAGCGGCGCGAGCGCCAGCCCCTCTCGATCGGCAATCGCATCCTCGAACGGCTCAATGTCGGCGTGATCACTGGCGTGCCGCTGGGCGCGGTGGCCTATTTCATCGCCAATCGGCTGTTGCCGATCGGCATGGCGGGGCGACCGGAAGCGGAAGTGTCCGTGGCCTTGTGGATGGCGGCGGCGGCCGTGCTGGCCGGGCTGGCGCTGCGTCCGGCCATCGGCTGGCCGCTGATGATGGGGCTGCTCGCCTTCGCCTGCGTGCTGGCGGCGGTGCTGGGGCCGGTCTGGTCGACCGAACCGGTCCTTCTGGCCGGCAATCTTCTGTTCCTGGCCATGGCGGCAGCGCTCGCGCTGATCGTGCGTCGGCAGGTGCGGCGGCGCAATGCGCCAACGCCAGCGCGTCGGCGGATGCGGGAGCAGCCAGCATGA
- a CDS encoding TonB-dependent siderophore receptor, producing the protein MRLSLRHLLLSSSFALVVMPHAAHAAEADNAAEDASRIVVTAANQPSSSATALSLSVRETPQSVTIINRERIEDFAITNVNDLLDQTIGINVERVETDRTYFNSRGFDVSNFQVDGVGLPLAWGIQFGDLDTALFENVEAVRGANAIMTGIGNPSATINYVRKRPLDEFQAKGTAQVGSRDLWRVEGDVNVPVTDTVSARFIYAHEDRDTHLDYNHINRDVFGAIVAWQVTPDLKATVGYTRQENDADGVLWGAMPLVFTDGTRIDHARSATTSADWTYWNTKDQNSFGELVYTMGQWTLSGMFTYKRFQENAKLLYAYGYPDKETGEGVYGMSGIYPSDYKQYLGDFSATGPFSLFGREHKLVLGLSYAKSNAKEWENFAEDTALVYPSVYDWGSAQVTEPDYPGEYLAAKYSDELTRLYGAAHLNFTDQLKGVVGASAMWIKSSGYSYGTDQARDDHKISPYLGLLYDVTPNVTLYASYTDIYNPQAEVDANNRKLDPAKGTSIEGGIKSSWFGDRLYATATVFRAKQKGLADYAGTFDENGPGKAGGSYYAGVDTTSTGFELEVAGKITDQWTLSGGYTQYDIEDDEGNDTRTWLPTKSLKLATTYQVPQLNDLKLGAQMRWQNAIKTTLTDVYDGDVYMGDVVVKQKSYAVLDLMAGIRVVDHLRASVNVKNVTNTKYLGSLMWGQAFYAAPRTAVFTLSVDY; encoded by the coding sequence ATGCGTCTGTCCTTGCGCCACCTCCTGTTGAGCAGCAGCTTTGCCCTTGTCGTGATGCCGCATGCCGCCCACGCGGCAGAAGCGGACAATGCCGCAGAGGACGCGTCGCGGATCGTCGTGACCGCGGCCAACCAGCCGTCCAGTTCCGCCACCGCCCTGTCGCTGTCGGTGCGCGAGACGCCGCAGTCGGTGACGATCATCAATCGCGAACGGATCGAGGATTTCGCGATCACCAACGTCAACGACCTGCTCGACCAGACGATCGGCATCAATGTCGAGCGCGTCGAGACGGACCGCACCTATTTCAACTCGCGCGGTTTCGACGTGTCCAATTTTCAGGTCGATGGCGTCGGCCTGCCGCTCGCCTGGGGTATCCAGTTCGGCGACCTCGACACCGCCCTGTTCGAGAATGTCGAGGCGGTGCGCGGCGCCAATGCGATCATGACCGGCATCGGCAACCCGTCGGCGACGATCAACTATGTCCGCAAGCGGCCGCTCGACGAGTTCCAGGCCAAGGGCACGGCCCAGGTCGGTTCGCGCGACCTGTGGCGCGTGGAAGGCGACGTCAATGTCCCGGTCACGGATACAGTATCGGCGCGCTTCATCTATGCCCATGAGGATCGCGACACCCATCTCGACTATAACCATATCAATCGCGACGTTTTTGGCGCGATCGTCGCCTGGCAGGTGACGCCCGATCTCAAGGCGACGGTCGGTTATACGCGCCAGGAAAATGACGCCGACGGCGTGCTGTGGGGGGCGATGCCGCTGGTCTTCACCGACGGCACGCGGATCGACCATGCGCGTTCGGCAACCACCTCGGCCGACTGGACCTATTGGAACACCAAGGACCAGAACAGCTTTGGCGAGCTGGTCTATACCATGGGCCAATGGACGCTGAGCGGGATGTTCACCTACAAGCGCTTCCAGGAGAATGCGAAGCTGCTTTATGCCTATGGCTATCCCGACAAGGAGACGGGCGAGGGCGTCTATGGCATGTCGGGCATCTACCCGTCCGACTATAAGCAATATCTGGGCGATTTCAGCGCCACCGGCCCGTTCAGCCTGTTCGGCCGCGAGCACAAGCTGGTGCTGGGCCTGTCCTATGCCAAGTCGAATGCCAAGGAGTGGGAGAATTTCGCCGAGGACACGGCGCTGGTCTATCCGTCGGTCTATGACTGGGGCAGCGCGCAGGTGACCGAGCCGGATTATCCGGGCGAATATCTGGCCGCCAAATATAGCGACGAGCTGACTCGCCTCTATGGTGCGGCGCATCTGAACTTCACCGACCAGCTGAAGGGCGTGGTCGGCGCCAGCGCGATGTGGATCAAGTCGTCCGGCTATTCCTATGGCACCGATCAGGCGCGCGACGACCACAAGATCAGCCCCTATCTCGGCCTGCTCTATGACGTGACGCCCAACGTCACCCTTTATGCCAGCTATACCGACATCTATAACCCGCAGGCGGAAGTCGACGCGAATAATCGCAAGCTGGACCCGGCCAAGGGCACCAGCATCGAGGGCGGCATCAAGAGCAGCTGGTTCGGCGATCGCCTCTATGCCACCGCCACCGTGTTCCGCGCCAAGCAGAAGGGGCTGGCCGACTATGCCGGCACCTTCGACGAAAATGGTCCGGGCAAGGCCGGCGGCAGCTATTATGCCGGCGTCGATACCACCTCGACCGGTTTCGAACTGGAAGTGGCAGGCAAGATCACCGACCAGTGGACGCTGAGCGGCGGCTATACCCAATATGATATCGAGGATGACGAGGGCAACGACACCCGCACCTGGCTGCCGACCAAGTCGTTGAAACTGGCCACCACCTATCAGGTGCCGCAGCTCAACGACCTGAAGCTGGGGGCGCAGATGCGCTGGCAGAACGCGATCAAGACGACGCTGACCGATGTCTATGACGGCGATGTTTACATGGGCGATGTGGTCGTTAAGCAGAAGAGCTATGCCGTGCTCGACCTGATGGCGGGTATCCGGGTGGTCGATCATCTGCGGGCGAGCGTGAACGTGAAGAATGTCACCAACACCAAATATCTGGGCAGCCTGATGTGGGGCCAGGCCTTCTACGCAGCGCCGCGCACGGCGGTGTTCACGCTGAGCGTGGACTATTGA
- a CDS encoding membrane-bound PQQ-dependent dehydrogenase, glucose/quinate/shikimate family → MTNAPPRRSIAALILGIVFGLIGLVLTGGGAWLLISGGSPYYLVTGIALIVAGVLLARGRKAGGWLYIVIFAVTLLWAYWEVGLDPWALVPRVVAPLVLLIALQLVWPTLDRSAGRWRRAWVGVAVTFAVAIGFFWSIAGNFIPPVLQGLPDARYAMADPSIGTTGADWPAYGGTNSARRYSPLAQITPANVGNLKRAWLIHTGDLPASAQIRNTYGAENTPLKIGDTLYVCTPKSMVIALDPATGKQKWRFDPKVSDEAIPYTAACRGVSYYAVPGAAADTPCAQRIILGTLDARIMALDARTGQQCRDFGSNGQVRITDGMGQVPPGYVSITSPPTIVRGVIVTGHQVLDGQDRWAPSGVIQAYGAVTGKMRWAWDMMHPERSGPPPAGQTYARGTPNMWTIASGDEQLGLVYLPMGNSAADYYSSLRRPEENRYATSLVAIDVMTGKPRWNFQAVRKDVWDYDFGAQATLIDFPTTRGPVPAMLLPSKQGDIYVLDRRTGRPLTPIGDIKAPQIGVEPEQRAATQRISLYHTLRKPDLTEKDMWGMSPIDQMICRIQFRRASYKGFFTPPEADRRSIEYPGYNGGTDWGGIAVDPARGVIVANYNDMPNYVRLVPRKEANKKGWAPRDQARGEIGGAEGAGDPQAHTPYAIDVNAGWRLPFTGLLCKQPPYGGIRAIDIATGKTIWDRPFGTARTNGPFGIPSMLPLTIGTPNNGGSVVTAGGLIFVAAATDNLIRAIDLKTGKTLWQDVLPAGGQATPMTYSQNGKQYLVIMAGGHHFMQTPVGDELIAYALN, encoded by the coding sequence ATGACAAATGCACCGCCCCGCCGATCGATCGCCGCCCTGATATTGGGCATCGTCTTCGGCCTTATCGGGCTGGTGCTGACCGGCGGCGGCGCCTGGCTGCTGATCTCGGGCGGCTCGCCTTATTATCTGGTCACCGGCATCGCCCTGATCGTCGCGGGCGTGCTGCTGGCGCGCGGGCGCAAGGCCGGCGGCTGGCTCTATATTGTCATCTTCGCTGTCACTTTGCTCTGGGCCTATTGGGAAGTGGGCCTTGATCCCTGGGCACTGGTGCCGCGCGTCGTCGCCCCGCTGGTCCTCCTGATCGCGCTGCAACTGGTCTGGCCGACGCTCGACCGCAGCGCCGGTCGCTGGCGCCGTGCATGGGTCGGGGTGGCTGTCACTTTCGCTGTCGCGATCGGCTTTTTCTGGAGCATCGCCGGCAACTTCATCCCGCCGGTGCTGCAGGGTCTGCCCGACGCCCGCTATGCCATGGCCGATCCCTCGATCGGCACCACCGGCGCCGACTGGCCGGCCTATGGTGGCACCAACAGCGCCCGGCGCTACTCGCCGCTCGCCCAGATCACCCCGGCCAATGTGGGTAACCTCAAGCGCGCCTGGCTGATCCACACCGGCGATCTGCCGGCCTCGGCCCAGATCCGCAACACCTATGGCGCGGAAAACACGCCGCTCAAGATCGGCGACACCCTCTATGTCTGCACGCCCAAGAGCATGGTGATCGCGCTCGATCCTGCCACCGGCAAGCAGAAATGGCGCTTCGACCCCAAGGTGTCGGACGAGGCCATTCCCTATACCGCCGCTTGCCGCGGGGTCAGCTATTATGCGGTGCCCGGCGCCGCTGCCGACACGCCCTGCGCCCAGCGCATCATCCTGGGCACGCTCGACGCGCGGATCATGGCATTGGATGCCCGCACCGGCCAGCAATGTCGCGACTTCGGCAGCAATGGCCAGGTCCGCATCACCGACGGCATGGGCCAGGTCCCTCCGGGCTATGTCTCCATCACCTCGCCGCCGACCATCGTGCGCGGCGTGATCGTCACCGGTCATCAGGTGCTGGACGGGCAGGATCGCTGGGCGCCGTCCGGCGTGATTCAGGCCTATGGCGCGGTCACGGGCAAGATGCGCTGGGCCTGGGACATGATGCACCCGGAACGCAGCGGTCCGCCGCCGGCCGGCCAGACCTATGCCCGCGGCACGCCGAACATGTGGACGATCGCCTCGGGCGACGAGCAGCTTGGCCTCGTCTATCTGCCCATGGGCAACAGCGCCGCCGATTATTACAGCAGCCTGCGCCGGCCGGAGGAAAATCGCTACGCCACCTCGCTGGTCGCGATCGACGTGATGACCGGCAAGCCGCGCTGGAATTTTCAGGCGGTGCGCAAGGATGTGTGGGACTATGATTTCGGCGCCCAGGCGACCCTGATCGACTTCCCGACCACGCGCGGTCCGGTGCCGGCGATGCTGCTGCCCAGCAAGCAGGGCGACATCTATGTGCTCGACCGCCGCACCGGCCGGCCGCTGACCCCGATCGGTGATATCAAGGCCCCGCAGATCGGCGTGGAGCCGGAGCAGCGCGCCGCCACCCAGCGCATCTCGCTCTACCATACGCTGCGCAAGCCAGACCTCACCGAAAAGGACATGTGGGGCATGTCGCCGATCGACCAGATGATCTGCCGCATCCAGTTCCGCCGGGCGAGCTATAAGGGCTTCTTCACCCCGCCCGAAGCCGACAGACGCTCGATCGAATATCCCGGTTATAATGGCGGCACGGACTGGGGTGGCATCGCCGTCGATCCGGCGCGCGGGGTGATCGTCGCCAATTATAACGACATGCCCAACTATGTCCGGCTGGTGCCTCGCAAGGAAGCCAACAAGAAGGGCTGGGCACCGCGCGACCAGGCGCGTGGCGAGATTGGCGGGGCGGAGGGGGCTGGCGATCCGCAGGCGCACACTCCCTATGCGATCGACGTCAATGCCGGCTGGCGCCTGCCCTTCACCGGCCTGCTCTGCAAGCAGCCCCCCTATGGCGGCATCCGCGCGATCGACATCGCCACCGGCAAGACCATCTGGGATCGTCCCTTCGGCACCGCGCGCACCAACGGGCCGTTCGGCATCCCCTCCATGCTGCCGCTGACGATCGGCACGCCCAATAATGGCGGATCGGTGGTGACGGCCGGCGGGCTGATCTTCGTCGCCGCCGCGACCGACAATCTGATCCGCGCGATCGACCTCAAGACCGGCAAGACGCTGTGGCAGGACGTGCTGCCCGCCGGTGGTCAGGCGACGCCGATGACCTACAGCCAGAATGGCAAACAATATCTGGTCATCATGGCCGGTGGTCATCATTTCATGCAGACGCCAGTGGGTGATGAACTGATCGCCTATGCCCTGAACTAA
- a CDS encoding TonB-dependent receptor domain-containing protein, translated as MAMIRWMVVVLVALGFVVPASAQTITPDHGGFVLKRPLRFSLLPAPLDGATKPARIYAVELTPSPAEPAAIGIAVQRKRNRMVALPARRIGTVPLPTDLSGDAQPRSSLMLVDAHGSVPLADGLQAELGWQGAKLNNRGANVTALYGRDAIKSRDLFLPMGRLAYDAAPGVTLRADYRETIEAYAGVGLSGALGLTREAFRTLQAGLRPERDSRMRLGSDWMVASDLTLAVDAFDGEIEDRLAFVEDGYLPVNRGSAHVRGLAMRAEHRLTSALSLSARYHMARLRQDRGGNVQEQQLTLEGLWAKGPWRCRVAAAQSSAPALMQDDAGLRLEAGVDYALTGRRPIRVGLHLIDPDQLASSRLMRADASGAARPEDKAQALMLTAALAW; from the coding sequence ATGGCGATGATCCGCTGGATGGTGGTGGTGCTGGTAGCCCTGGGGTTCGTGGTCCCCGCATCAGCGCAGACGATTACCCCCGATCATGGCGGCTTTGTGCTGAAACGGCCCTTGCGTTTTTCCCTGCTGCCCGCGCCGCTGGACGGCGCAACGAAGCCGGCGCGTATCTATGCCGTCGAACTGACGCCATCGCCAGCCGAGCCGGCGGCGATCGGCATCGCGGTCCAGCGCAAGCGTAACCGGATGGTGGCGCTGCCGGCTCGTCGGATCGGCACGGTGCCGCTGCCCACCGACCTGTCCGGCGATGCCCAACCGCGTAGCAGCCTGATGCTGGTCGACGCCCATGGCAGCGTGCCACTGGCGGACGGCTTGCAGGCCGAACTGGGCTGGCAGGGGGCCAAGCTCAACAATCGCGGGGCCAATGTGACGGCGCTCTATGGCCGCGACGCAATCAAGAGCCGCGACCTGTTCTTGCCGATGGGGCGGCTGGCCTATGACGCCGCGCCCGGCGTCACCCTGCGCGCGGACTATCGCGAGACGATAGAGGCCTATGCCGGGGTCGGCCTGTCGGGCGCGCTGGGGCTGACGCGGGAGGCGTTCCGCACATTGCAGGCCGGTTTGCGGCCGGAACGCGACAGCCGCATGCGGCTGGGCAGCGACTGGATGGTCGCGTCCGACCTGACATTGGCGGTCGATGCCTTTGACGGCGAGATCGAGGACCGGCTGGCCTTTGTCGAGGACGGCTATCTGCCGGTCAATCGCGGGTCGGCGCATGTGCGGGGGCTGGCGATGCGGGCGGAGCATCGGCTGACGTCCGCGCTCAGCCTGTCGGCGCGCTACCATATGGCGCGACTGCGCCAGGACCGGGGCGGCAATGTGCAGGAACAGCAGCTGACGCTGGAGGGGCTTTGGGCGAAGGGACCATGGCGTTGCCGGGTTGCCGCGGCGCAGAGCAGTGCGCCGGCGCTGATGCAGGATGATGCTGGCCTGCGGCTGGAGGCCGGCGTCGATTATGCGCTGACCGGGCGTCGACCGATACGGGTCGGCCTGCACCTAATCGACCCCGACCAACTGGCGAGCAGCAGGCTGATGCGCGCCGATGCCTCCGGCGCGGCGCGGCCGGAGGATAAGGCGCAGGCACTGATGCTGACCGCTGCCCTCGCCTGGTAA